One Babylonia areolata isolate BAREFJ2019XMU chromosome 20, ASM4173473v1, whole genome shotgun sequence DNA segment encodes these proteins:
- the LOC143295129 gene encoding uncharacterized protein LOC143295129, whose translation MTSYQVMCSVLRPSDPTSLCQIKDFHEKASQHLDSVFQDQTLTQGRGGSGHLQSQNQGDEESGGGDGSHASNAMLPVDDNLMLCAVVSKTSASFSGADSFKSSVRLPFFWCNWCPFDTESKASLLQHVASQHCFVCRFCHYVAPSRYDVISHGLKFHPQFSRFREQRLRACHLKRDLFQLHFDPKSGCEEARKQAGESHHDTQEGPSSPKRFKRDSSESVSRAEDAERLQLQDEESSSESVDDLPLQFPERPYPERNGSSQPSVSEQKSRVTTHVMENIVSSSGMEPDVGTDQTLTSRSGQPETCQSPVPTKSTEKWTREAPVSTIKRETESDHGEFAHALGRNGAEGPGQAGRRGSEPAACSPGDALVCVKQEPVEEPTRVVNDPMCQQARQQGHVLSRSVSSPPLSNIRVENLQRQFEESFGVHPAAMTTSAASEFPLPEPHPVHLIAQPSRLASQGLVENFLIDTAQSTSAFSGFESRSSEGGLRDDQTSPSMLRHLLTRPLHERSCQSSVNRADNLDTEQDAGQSDELERQEGQMQERNTNAAALPAQFQDNFLLTSSKQWKTESVEKGPRAVSVKSEDLQSLNLESQGLSHSDGEPGRTSPPFIKQEREDSSEEYSTALNLMTSAGPRVAPSQEDMPVSESQDALPQLRSRRRCPQGTLQSLPSAPVTRCTGSEEGSRSSEKSPARQTASSHVVAISASETLKSWSNMSLRDLLTMETRLSPWSVKGQVAESGGDPTGEDNPVSTTQSEVVWECGFCHFEDYDKTVVLTHRRQHHAQLMEEAGMQNGTGKGDPDTWAGSSVDEEEKLSQGEGEEDGGDDHVSWMDQPSTSSGYSGVPHHFSSFPLSESHERTQRARGSRRDQDFEYLSDSTVESESDIELDNLDDKTYEPPKGLEFSDTLVSTEEEDDDNSMKKTKGRKASVDKVRKRRRLGRRKSMRADLNVRKDPGIRRDPAAEDDVEKVKDENELYRCLTCRRQPLTLQAMKDHVRYAPDTRHLLMVRPQAQPSCLQFICPGTQCTNLKTALFTECQSYLVHVLQCQGHIFDILKSSIQNAALTFSSKIKEWAGFLNCPISNCHFVSYHREQLRAHLDDHLGHLHTSQMLLFRSVCTVMAKMYGGVGGFDRYICYRCSSILIDLPRVVQHMLSDHEGQVRGVLMVTQKVESRSQGIVVAIQCLKCCMRVPSLHLWFTHECGSTSSQPLNEGSAKSQPSSASSLDSSVLTAYSPTPSIPPFQEWVWGQQSSNRKLPLSTSGCSVQKETSPQEQLPLIRSILQSHPQNKASEEGREGKLASQAKACKDLEEEEEEVTTMVQCEVCQQFVPENCTQHSCFLKGQKKVSVKREKERHSQGASPSDTPSSSQQQLLRQQLSSPADISHSQLLAVLATRHHNNPLASQSRGNAPLSGSAPKPHLASTTHPSLISLLTQTDRTSLKQSASPQPNQVRNLQLNRPANPLMEKLAQFQLMHPAVPPPAQEKAPSPQDGPPATRTIRSLLSHVLKRKLESQQDSPPPHFFPAVQDGEDCSKASEEQSDKDTAGVALAGSSQLVKERSEEERPSLEAVSVEAPGVELAMPASPQEEECHQSSGRPAPQPLMSFLRQQGDQVRQVLGNILDDQESSQS comes from the coding sequence TTCCGAGAGCAGCGACTGAGAGCTTGTCATCTGAAGCGTGACCTGTTCCAGCTTCATTTTGACCCCAAATCGGGTTGTGAGGAAGCCAGGAAGCAAGCTGGAGAGAGCCATCATGACACGCAGGAAGGTCCCTCGTCTCCCAAGCGCTTTAAAAGAGACAGCAGTGAGAGCGTCTCCCGTGCGGAGGATGCGGAGAGACTTCAACTTCAAGATGAGGAGAGCAGCAGTGAGAGCGTTGATGACCTCCCCTTGCAGTTTCCAGAGAGGCCCTATCCAGAGAGGAATGGCTCTAGTCAGCCTTCAGTATCGGAGCAGAAATCCAGGGTCACCACCCATGTCATGGAGAACATAGTCAGCTCCTCGGGTATGGAGCCTGATGTGGGAACCGACCAGACGCTGACCTCCAGAAGTGGGCAGCCTGAAACCTGCCAGTCTCCAGTCCCGACCAAGTCCACTGAGAAGTGGACAAGGGAGGCTCCGGTTTCTACTATCAAGCGAGAAACGGAAAGTGATCACGGAGAGTTTGCCCATGCTCTGGGCAGAAATGGTGCTGAGGGGCCTGGTCAGGCTGGACGCAGAGGGAGTGAGCCTGCTGCCTGTTCTCCTGGGGATGCACTTGTTTGTGTGAAGCAGGAGCCAGTGGAGGAGCCAACCCGGGTGGTGAACGACCCTATGTGCCAGCAGGCCAGGCAGCAAGGCCATGTTCTGTCCAGGTCTGTCAGCAGCCCTCCGCTATCCAACATCCGAGTGGAAAACTTGCAGCGGCAGTTTGAGGAATCTTTTGGCGTCCATCCTGCGGCCATGACGACGTCAGCTGCATCAGAATTCCCACTTCCTGAGCCTCACCCAGTGCATCTGATAGCTCAGCCCAGCAGGCTGGCTTCGCAGGGGCTGGTGGAAAACTTCCTAATCGACACCGCCCAGTCCACGTCGGCTTTCTCAGGGTTTGAGTCCCGGTCCAGTGAAGGAGGGTTGAGGGACGACCAGACCAGCCCTTCCATGCTGCGTCATTTGCTGACCCGACCTCTCCATGAGAGGTCATGCCAGTCTTCAGTGAACAGGGCTGACAACTTGGACACAGAGCAAGACGCCGGACAGTCAGATGAGCTTGAAAGGCAAGAGGGGCAAATGCAAGAAAGGAACACTAACGCTGCAGCCTTACCTGCACAGTTTCAAGATAATTTCCTACTGACGTCCAGTAAGCAGTGGAAGACAGAGAGTGTTGAAAAAGGTCCGAGAGCTGTGTCAGTGAAATCCGAAGACTTGCAGTCGCTCAACCTGGAGAGTCAGGGTCTTTCTCATTCAGATGGTGAACCAGGTAGAACCTCGCCTCCCTTCATCAAACAGGAACGTgaggacagcagtgaggaataCTCCACAGCTCTGAATCTGATGACGTCTGCTGGTCCCAGGGTAGCACCGTCCCAGGAAGACATGCCGGTGTCTGAATCACAAGATGCACTCCCCCAGCTACGCAGCAGGAGGCGTTGTCCCCAGGGCACGCTTCAGTCCTTGCCCTCTGCACCAGTCACCAGATGTACAGGAAGTGAGGAGGGGTCACGTTCTTCTGAAAAGAGCCCAGCTAGACAGACTGCATCATCACATGTGGTCGCCATTTCAGCGTCAGAGACACTGAAGTCATGGTCCAACATGTCCCTGAGAGACCTGCTGACCATGGAGACACGGCTGAGCCCCTGGTCGGTCAAAGGGCAGGTTGCGGAGAGTGGTGGTGACCCCACAGGGGAAGACAACCCTGTCAGCACCACACAGAGCgaggtggtgtgggagtgtgggttcTGTCACTTCGAGGACTACGACAAGACAGTGGTGCTGACTCACCGGCGCCAGCACCACGCCCAGCTGATGGAGGAGGCGGGGATGCAGAATGGCACAGGGAAAGGCGACCCAGACACGTGGGCCGGCAGCAGTGTGGATGAAGAGGAGAAGTTGTCCCAGGGGGAAGGCGAAGAGGACGGGGGGGACGACCATGTCAGCTGGATGGACCAGCCCTCCACCTCCTCGGGCTACAGCGGTGTTCCACATCACTTCTCCTCTTTCCCACTGTCCGAGTCGCACGAAAGGACCCAGCGTGCTCGGGGCTCCCGACGTGATCAGGATTTTGAGTATTTGTCAGACAGCACCGTGGAATCTGAGAGTGACATTGAGCTGGATAACCTAGATGATAAAACTTACGAGCCTCCAAAAGGTCTGGAGTTCTCAGATACACTTGTGagcactgaagaagaagacgatgacaatTCCATGAAAAAGACAAAAGGCAGAAAAGCTTCTGTGGACAAAGTACGAAAAAGAAGGCGTTTAGGAAGGAGGAAAAGCATGAGGGCAGATCTCAATGTCAGGAAAGACCCAGGCATTAGGCGAGACCCTGCTGCAGAGGATGATGTTGAGAAAGTGAAAGATGAGAACGAGTTGTATCGGTGTCTGACATGCCGGCGCCAGCCCCTGACGTTGCAGGCGATGAAGGACCACGTGAGGTACGCCCCGGACACCCGACACCTCCTGATGGTGCGCCCCCAGGCCCAGCCATCCTGTCTGCAGTTCATCTGTCCAGGGACCCAGTGCACCAACCTGAAGACCGCTCTCTTCACAGAGTGCCAGTCCTACCTGGTCCATGTTCTGCAGTGCCAGGGCCACATCTTTGACATCCTGAAATCCTCCATACAGAATGCTGCATTGACCTTCTCCAGCAAGATCAAGGAGTGGGCAGGCTTTCTCAACTGCCCCATCAGCAACTGCCACTTTGTCAGCTACCACCGGGAGCAGTTGAGGGCGCATCTGGACGACCATCTGGGGCATCTGCACACCAGCCAGATGTTGTTGTTCCGTTCCGTGTGCACGGTGATGGCCAAGATGTACGGAGGAGTGGGCGGCTTTGACCGCTACATCTGTTACCGCTGCAGCAGCATCCTGATTGACCTGCCCCGTGTGGTGCAGCACATGCTGTCTGACCACGAGGGGCAGGTGAGGGGGGTGCTGATGGTCACCCAGAAGGTGGAGAGCCGGTCACAGGGCATCGTGGTGGCCATCCAGTGCCTCAAGTGCTGCATGCGAGTGCCCTCCCTGCACCTGTGGTTCACACACGAGTGTGGGTCCACGTCCTCGCAGCCTTTGAATGAAGGCAGTGCCAAGTCACAGCCCAGCTCGGCCTCCTCCCTTGACAGCAGCGTTTTGACAGCCTACAGTCCTACCCCCAGCATCCCTCCCTTTCaggagtgggtgtggggacaGCAGAGCTCCAACAGGAAGCTGCCCCTCTCCACCTCAGGCTGCAGTGTCCAGAAGGAGACGTCCCCTCAGGAACAGTTGCCGCTTATTCGCAGTATCCTCCAGTCCCATCCCCAAAACAAAGCcagtgaagagggaagggagggtaagCTGGCTTCACAGGCCAAAGCCTGCAAGGacttggaggaggaagaggaggaggtgacaacGATGGTTCAGTGTGAGGTCTGCCAGCAGTTTGTGCCAGAGAACTGCACCCAACATAGCTGTTTCCTCAAGGGGCAAAAAAAGGTGAgtgtgaaaagagagaaggaaagacactcGCAGGGAGCTTCACCCTCTGACACTCCCTCCTCATCTCAGCAGCAGCTGTTGCGGCAGCAGCTGAGCTCACCTGCAGACATTTCCCATTCCCAGTTGCTGGCAGTGCTGGCAACGCGCCACCACAACAACCCTTTGGCTTCCCAGTCACGTGGAAACGCCCCTCTTTCTGGCTCGGCTCCCAAGCCCCATCTtgcctccaccacccaccccagtcTTATCTCCCTTCTGACTCAGACTGACAGAACTTCATTGAAACAGTCGGCGAGTCCTCAACCAAACCAGGTCAGGAACCTTCAGCTGAATCGACCGGCGAATCCTCTGATGGAAAAGCTGGCACAGTTCCAGCTGATGCATCCGGCAGTCCCTCCACCGGCACAGGAGAAAGCGCCGAGTCCCCAGGATGGTCCACCTGCCACCAGGACCATCCGTTCTCTCCTGTCCCACGTCCTGAAAAGAAAGTTGGAGAGCCAGCaagactcccccccaccccactttttccCTGCAGTTCAGGACGGCGAGGACTGTTCCAAGGCGTCAGAAGAGCAGTCGGATAAAGACACAGCAGGTGTTGCCCTTGCAGGTTCCTCACAGCTGGTGAAGGAAAGGAGTGAGGAGGAGAGGCCATCCCTGGAGGCAGTGAGCGTTGAAGCGCCTGGCGTGGAGCTGGCCATGCCGGCATCGCCGCAAGAGGAGGAATGTCACCAGTCCTCAGGGAGGCCTGCCCCCCAGCCCCTCATGAGCTTCCTGAGGCAGCAAGGGGACCAGGTCAGGCAGGTGCTGGGCAACATCCTGGATGATCAGGAGTCATCACAGTCATGA